TATTCCCGTAGAATACATGACCCCGACAAGCTCTGGATTAACGAAAATGGGAATAAAGTACAAGTTGTCCACGAATTTGATATTTTTAAAACAGAAGTTGGGGAGCTTTATTTTGTTCTTTCAATTTTTGGAATGGAGTTTGCCATAAATTATGCTGGGCCAGCGATAGATGGATACATTCAATGGTTAAAAGATAATGATAATGCAAGTCCATTGTATTATGGTAAAAATTCTGAATCCCTTATAAAAGGAAAAACTGAAGACTAAGACTTTATTTAAGCATACAAAAAAAATAATACAAAAAGAGTTAGAAAGTGAAGATGAACTTCACTTCTCAACAACCTTCCTGAACATCCTGGCCTGGAAGCCATGATACTTTGCGAATCCTTCGGCGTCCTTCTGGTCGATGGTGGCGCTGTCGAAGGATACTAGGTCCTCTGAGTAGAGGGCGTACGGGGATGTCCTTGCGAGTATGATAACGCTGCCCTTGTGAAGTTTCACGGTGACAGTGCCTGTTACGCGTTCCTGGGTCCTGTCGATGAAGGCATTCAGGTCATGGTAGAGTGGTTCGTCCACAAGGCCGTAGTAGGCAAGTTCTGACCACTGCTCGTCCACACCTTTCTTGAACTTGAGTTCTGCTCTTGTGAGAACCAGCTTCTCAAGGTCCCTGTGGGCTGTCAGGAGCACTGTGGCTGCTGGGTGCTCGTAGTTCTCACGTGCTTTGAGTCCGAGTACACGATCCTCGATCATATCCGTCCTGCCGACACCGTGTGAACCTGCGATCTCGTTGAGCTTTTCGATAAGCTCCACACCGCCCATCTTTTCGCCGTCAAGGGATACCGGGACACCGTTCTCGAAGCCAATTACAAGGGTCTTGCCCTCTGGTGCTGCTTCAGGTGAAACCGTCCACTGGTAGATCTCCTCCGGCGGGATGAATCCTGGGTCTTCGAGCTTACCTCCCTCGATGCTGCGGCTCCAGATATTTTCGTCAACACTCCAGGGCTTTGCGGTTGTTACACCAACAGGGATGCCATGTTTCTTGGCATACTCAATCTCCCACTCGCGGGT
The window above is part of the Methanolobus zinderi genome. Proteins encoded here:
- a CDS encoding argininosuccinate synthase, with the translated sequence MTKKVVLAYSGGLDTSVCIPLIKEEYGYDEVITVAVDVGQPEDDVKQATEKAQKISDKHFTLDVRDEFVKDYIFPLIKANGDYEGYVMGTSIARPLIAKKVVEIAEQEGAVALAHGCTGKGNDQLRFEAVFRMTDMDVIAPMRDMNLTREWEIEYAKKHGIPVGVTTAKPWSVDENIWSRSIEGGKLEDPGFIPPEEIYQWTVSPEAAPEGKTLVIGFENGVPVSLDGEKMGGVELIEKLNEIAGSHGVGRTDMIEDRVLGLKARENYEHPAATVLLTAHRDLEKLVLTRAELKFKKGVDEQWSELAYYGLVDEPLYHDLNAFIDRTQERVTGTVTVKLHKGSVIILARTSPYALYSEDLVSFDSATIDQKDAEGFAKYHGFQARMFRKVVEK